GAAGATACCGACCAGCAGCGCAGCACCCCGGAATCCGAGCAGGCCATTCTCGACAGCCTGCGTTGGCTGGGGTTGGACTGGCAGGAAGGCCCGGATGTGGGCGGCCCCCACGGCCCGTACCGCCAGAGCGAGCGCGGCGACATCTATAAGAAGTATTGTGACGAGCTGGTTGCCAAAGGCCACGCGTTCCACTGCTACCGCACCGCGGAAGAGCTGGACCAGCTGCGCGCACAGCTGCAGGAATCCGGCAAAGCGACCCTCAAGCCCAGCGATCTGGCACTGCCGGAAGAAGAGGTAGCCAAACGCAAGGCGGCCGGTGAGCCCTACGTGGTCCGCATGAATGTGCCGGAAAGCGGTACCTGTGTGGTGGAAGACCTGCTGCGCGGCGCCATCGAGATTGACTGGGCCCAGGTAGACGCCCAGATTCTGCTCAAGTCCGACGGCATGCCCACCTACCACCTCGCCAACGTGGTGGACGACCACCTGATGGAGATCACCCACGTACTGCGCGGCGAGGAGTGGATCAACTCCGCGCCCAAACACAAGCTGCTGTACGAATACTTCGGCTGGGACATGCCGGTGCTGTGCCACCTGCCGCTGTTGCGCAACCCGGACAAGACCAAACTGTCCAAGCGCAAAAACCCCACCTCCATCCTTTATTACAAGCGCGCCGGCTTTATGCCCGAAGCGCTGCTGAACTACCTCGGCCGTATGGGCTGGTCCATGCCGGACGAGAGCGAGAAGTTCACGCTGGAGGAAATGCTCAAGCACTTCGACATCCAGCGCGTCTCCCTCGGCGGCCCGGTGTTCGATGTGGAAAAACTGAGCTGGCTCAACGGCCTGTGGATCCGTGAGCAGGACGACGAGCAACTGGCCGACCGCCTGCAACAGTGGCTGTTGAACCGCGAGAACCTGCTCAAAGTCCTGCCCCATGCCAAGGGCCGTATGGAAACCTTTGGCGACTTCGCACCGCTGGTCAGCTTCCTCGCCGCCGGTAAACTGCCGCTGACCGAAGACAGCTTTGCCAGCAACAAGCTGGAACTGGACGACCAGAAAAAGCTGCTGCAATTTGCCCTGTGGCGCCTGGAAGCCCTGCGCAGCTGGAGCAAAGACAACATCTTTGCTGCCATGAAAGAGCTGTCCACGCAGATGGAGATCAAACTCAAAGACTTCAATGCGCCGCTGTTCGTCGCCATCAGCGGCACCACCGCATCCTTCTCGGTCATGGATGCCATGGAACTCCTGGGCCCGGATCTCAGCCGTGCCCGCCTGCGTCAGGCCATCGACACACTGGGCGGTGCCGGCAAGAAGGTATTGAAGCGCTGGGATAAGGAATACGCCTCTCTGGGCTGAAGTCACACTTGTTGTTCCGGGGCGGCGCAATTCCCGCATCATCCCGGCGAAGGCCGGGATCCAGGTTCCTCTAAGCCGGATTCCTGCACCGGGTCAAGCCCGCATGACGACATGGGGGCGACAAAGAAAATGGTCCGGAATAGAAAGAGCCGAACGTCCGCGAGCAACAAATCAACGCCACTCCCCGTTCGGAGTGGCATTTTTTTTGCCTGTACATTTGTTGAGCCGCTTCGGTTAGAGTGCAACGGAAAAGCTGCGAGATCGGTATTTTTAGGCCTGCTGGTGTGACAGGCATCTCTTTTAATGGTTAGAATCCCGCCAAACTGAGGTTTAACGGACTAACCGAGAAGTATTTCAGATAAGACGGAAAAAGAATGAACACAGTAAAAAAAGCGGTCATCCCCGTGGCGGGTCTGGGCACGCGCATGTTGCCGGCCACCAAGGCTATCCCCAAAGAGATGCTGCCTATCGTCGACAAACCCCTGATTCAATACGTAGTCAGTGAAGCGGTTGCCGCGGGCATCAAGGAAATCGTACTGGTGACCCACGCCAGTAAAAACGCCATCGAAAACCACTTCGACACCTCCTTCGAACTGGAAGCGCAGCTGGAAAATCGCCTCAAGCGCCAATTGCTGGACGAAGTGCGCTCCATCGTCCCCAAAGACGTGACTGTAATCTCGGTACGCCAGGCAGAGGCGAAAGGTCTTGGTCACGCCATCGCCTGTGCCCGCCCGGTAGTGGGAGACAATCCTTTTGCCGTGCTGCTGCCGGATGTACTGGTCGACCAATACGCGTCTGATCTCACCACCACCAACCTCGCTGCCATGGTGCGCAACTTTGAGCAGACCAAAGCCAGCCAGATCATGGTGGAATCCGTGGACTGGGCGGAAGTCAGCAAGTATGGCGTGGTGGACTGCCTTGGGGCAGACCTGAAAGTGGGTGGTGTAGCCAAAATCGACGGCATGGTAGAAAAGCCGGACGTAGATTCCGCGCCCTCCAACATGGCCGTCGTCGGCCGCTACGTACTGCCTGCAGAAATCTGGAGCCTGCTGGAAAGAACCGCCCCCGGTGCCGGTGGCGAAATCCAGCTCACCGACGCCATCGACGAGCTGCTCAAAATCCGGACCGTGGACGCCTACCGCATCGTCGGTCACAGCCACGACTGTGGCAACAAACTTGGCTATATGAAAGCTCAGTTCGAATACGGCTTGCATCACGAGGATGTGGGCGAAGGTCTGCAGAAGTTTCTTGCCGGCCAGAAGCAGCGGGTCGAAGAAGTCGCCTGATTGCGACCGTCGCCCCGGCCTCGACCCGGGGCCCAGCTGGCCCGGAACCATGCGCAACCACTCCTCCGCCAGTGGGCAGCTCGGCCAATTGACCGGCTGTCCAAAACAGGATGCTAACTATTTGATTAAAAAGTTGTTTTTTCTTGTTGACAGGAACCGGGGCACTGTTAAAATGCGCCCCGCTTTCAAGGGAAAGCAACCCAATTTGGGGCCTTAGCTCAGCTGGGAGAGCGCAACACTGGCAGTGTTGAGGTCAGCGGTTCGATCCCGCTAGGCTCCACCAAATCAAAAGGCCGCATCCGAGAGGATGCGGCCTTTTTTGTGGTTCGACCAATCCAGTAAGTGAGGCTCCAGTTGGGAGGGCGAATGAAGTCGGGACAAACGTCGCGCAAAGGAATTATTCTGGCTGGCGGCTCTGGTACGCGGTTATACCCGCTGACAAAAGGCGTCAGCAAGCAGCTGATGGCGGTGTACGACAAACCCATGATTTACTACCCGCTTACCACGCTGATGATGGCCGGTATTCGGGACATTCTGGTTATCACCAACCCGGATGAGCAGCCGCTGTTCCAGAAACTGCTGGAAGATGGCAGCCAATGGGGCATCAATATTTCCTACGCGGTGCAGCCCGCCCCGGGTGGGGTGGCCCAGGCATTTCTGATTGGTCGTGAACATGTTGGCAATAACCCCAGTGCGTTGGTATTGGGAGACAACATCTATTACGCGGAACGTTTCAATGAAGTGCTGAAGAGTGCGGATCAACGAGCAGAGGGTGCCACCGTGTTTGGTTATCATGTCGCCGATCCGCGCGCTTATGGCGTGGCGGAGTTTGATCGAACAGGCAAGGTAATCAGCATCGAAGAGAAGCCCACCGAGCCCAAATCCAACTACGCCGTAACGGGCCTGTATTTTTACGATGATCAGGTATGTGACCTGGCAAAAGAACTGAAGCCCAGCCACCGTGGTGAACTGGAAATCACCGACCTCAACCGCATGTATTTAGAGCGGGACAAACTGAATGTCGAGCTAATGGGCCGTGGCTCCGCGTGGCTGGATACGGGCACCCACGATAACTTGTTGGAGGCCGCCCAGTTTGTACAGACTATCGAGCGCCGCCAGGGCCTGAAAGTGGCGTGCCCGGAGGAAGTCGCCTTCCGCAAGGGCTTTATCGATGCCGAAATGTTGGAACAGCAGGCCCAGCCTCTGATGAAAAGTGGTTATGGCGAATACCTCATGCTATTGATCGCCGAGTCCCAGCGCGATCACCGGTTCGCACGTTGATATGAAAGTAATAGAAACCAGAATTCCCGATGTAAAAATCATCGAACCCAAAATCTTCGGTGACGAGCGCGGCTTTTTCCTGGAAACCTTTCGTCAGGATTTCTTCAATCGCGAGTGCGCCGAGCGCACCTTCGTGCAGGATAACCACAGCAAATCCGGCCAGGGGATTCTTCGCGGTCTGCATTATCAGACACAGAGTACCCAAGGCAAACTAGTGCGCGTCACCGCCGGTGAAGTGTTCGACGTCGCCGTAGATTTGCGAAAAAGCTCCCCCACATTCGGTCAGTGGGTGGGGGTGTTATTGAACGACGACAACATGCGTCAACTCTGGATCCCGGAAGGTTTTGCCCACGGCTTCTATGTCACCAGCGACTCTGCCGAGTTTGTCTACAAATGCACCGACTACTATGCCCCGGAGCATGAGCATTCCCTACGCTGGGACGATCCGGATCTCGGCATCCAATGGCCTCTGGTCAACGGTGAGCAACCAAAGCTCTCCACCAAAGACGCCGAAGGCAAACTCCTCAAAGACGCCGTCACCTTCGGCTAACCCGGGACCGCGGAGCTCCAGCTCCTCAACAAGGACGTAGGGTGGATAAGCGCAGCGCATCCACCAATAGCGACAAGCGAGACATGAAAGTACTAATCACCGGTAAAAACGGTCAACTAGGCCAGCAGCTACAAAAGCAAGCCTCCTCTGGCATAACGGTTATCGCCCATGGCCGGGAAACCTTGAATATCACAGACAAGGACCAGGTTTTTACCGTACTCAAACAGGCGCAGCCGGACGTCGTCATCAACGCCGCAGCCTACACCGCCGTAGATAAAGCAGAATCCGATACAGAGCAGGCCCACCTGATCAACGCCCGCGGCCCGGAAAACCTGGCCCTCGCCTGTCGCGAACTGGGGGGCCGCCTGATCCACGTCTCTACCGATTTCGTCTTCGGCGGAGAGCAGTCCCACCCGTACCGGCCGGGTGATGCCCGACAGCCACTGGGCGTATACGGCCAGAGCAAGACGCGTGGTGAGGAAGCCGTGGAGGCAATCCTGCCGGAGGCGATGATCGTCCGCACGGCCTGGGTTTACGGCCGCGAAGGCAGTAACTTTGCAAACACCATGCTGCGCCTGATGAACGAGCGCGACCAACTCGGCGTAGTTGCAGACCAGATCGGAACCCCCACCTGGGCAGGCACGCTTGCACAGAGTATTTATGCACTGGCACAAAATCCGGAAGCAAAAGGCATCTACCACTGCACCGACGCCGGTGCCGCCAGTTGGTACGACTTCGCTGTTGCCATTTACGAGGAAGGTAAAGCTGCAGGCCTGATCCCCGAAGAAAAATCGGTACAGATCAACCCCATCGCGACCGCTGACTTCCCAACCCCCGCGAAGCGCCCGTCCTACAGCGTGCTGGACAAAAACCGACTGGCAAAAGCAATAGGTGCAACCCCAAAACACTGGCGCCAAGTCCTGAGGAGCGTTCTCTCCTCGTCATCCCGGGCTTGACCCGGGATTCAGAAAAACGGAGCACCGTCATTCCGGCGCAGGCCGGAATCCAGATCAACGGAAGTACAAAAATGAGTAACCTGCTAGTAACCGGCGGCGCCGGCTTCATCGGTGCCAACTTCGTCCACTACTGGATGAAAACTTATCCACAGGACAAGGTAGTCGTGCTGGATGCACTGACTTACGCCGGCAACAAAGCCAGCCTGGAACCGGTAGCGAATAACCCCAACTTTGTATTCAGTCACGGCAATATCTGTGACACCCAGCTAGTGGAAACCCTGCTCAAAGAGCACCACATCGATACCTTGGTACACTTTGCCGCAGAGAGTCACGTAGACCGCTCCATCACCGGTCCCGATGCCTTTATTGAAACCAATATCATCGGCACCCACAGCCTGCTTAAAGCGGCAAAAAAGGTCTGGCTGGATGAAGGGCTGAATAAAGAAAATCACCGTTTCCACCACGTCTCTACTGACGAGGTGTACGGCACGCTCGAGCCCAACGATCCCGCCTTCAGCGAGAGCACCCCGTATGCGCCCAACAGCCCGTACTCTGCCAGTAAGGCCGCGTCCGACCATCTGGTTCGCGCTTACCATCACACCTATGGATTGAGGATCACCACCAGCAATTGTTCCAACAATTACGGGCCCTATCACTTCCCGGAAAAGTTGATCCCGCTGGTAATTACCAACATCCTGCAAGACAAGCCGTTGCCCATTTATGGCGATGGCCAGCAGATCCGTGACTGGCTCTACGTAGAAGACCACGCGCGTGGCATTGACCTGGTGATCAAAAAGGGGCGCCTGGGCGAGTGCTACAACATTGGCGGCATCAATGAGTGGGCAAATATCGATATCGTGAAGCTAATCTGTGAGCAGATGGATAACGCTTTCGCCGATAATTTGTCATTGGCAGCGCGATTTCCAAGAGCCCGCAAGGCCAGAGAGGGACGCTCAGCGGAGTTGATCACCTTCGTTACGGATCGATCTGGGCACGACCGTCGTTATGCTATCGACCCCGCGAAATCCCGCAATGAGCTCGGGTATGAGCCCTCGGAATCTTTCTCCACCGGAATCGAAAAAACTATCCGGTGGTACCTGGAAGGAGAATCCTGGTGGTCTTCGTTAATTTCTCGCGTTTGATTCCGGTTAAAAAATAGTCGCTAGAAAATTCGGGTGGTTGTGCGTGACAAAACGACGCAAATCTCTACAGGCTGTAATGGATTGTAATGAAATGGCAGGTGCGTTTAGTCCTCTGTTCTTGTACAATTTTGCGCCTATCGCGCGGAACCCTGTCACAGTTTCTGGGGTGTGGTGTGAGGGCGCGAAATACCTCTTGACAGAAGCTTTCCCGAAGCCCAGAGCATCCTGAGGGATGACTGCGGCAATTCCACAGTGATAAGAATCTGAACGGTCAAAATGCATCCAACCATTCAACGCAGTCCCTGGCAGATCCAGCGCGATGTCATCCGTGCGCTAATGATCCGCGAGATGAAGACCCGCTTTGGCAAGTGGCGTCTTGGTTATGCGTGGGTGCTGCTGGAGCCTGCGATGCATATTCTGTTGCTGGTTGCGATATTTAGTTTTCTTGGCCGTGAATTTTATCCCGGTATCCCTACGGCCCTGTTTATGCTGGGCGGGATCGCTCCTTTTCTGTTTTTCAATCACTGCTTTTCCAAAGGGCTTGCGGCGGTCTCCGCCAATCGCGGACTGTTCAATTACCGCCAGTTACGCCCGTTTGATGCTGTTATTTCCCGGGTGCTGCTGGAGTTCGTTATTTATATCGGCAGTCTTGCCATATTCTGGTTTGGCTTTCGCTGGTTTGATATTTCCGCGCCGTTCAACAACTTCTTGCTGCTGGTAGCTGCAAATCTGGCATTTCTCGGCTTTGGCTTGGGGTTGGCCCTGACATTGTGCGTAATTGGTGAGCGCTACCCTGAGGTAGCCAAGTTTGCCCCGGTTATTCAGCGTCCTATGTACTTCCTCTCCGGCGTGTTCTTCTCTCTCGAGCAACTGCCGGAAGAGTTTCACCCGTATCTGAGCTGGAACCCGGTTTTGCATATGATTGAGCTAACGCGCAGTGGACTCTTTGCCGGCTATCACGGCAAGTTTGCCAACTTGAATTATCTGGCAATGAGCGCCTTGGTAACTTTGGCCTTCGGTTTACTGGTGTATCGCGCGCAGTGGCGAGATTTGGTGCGCAGCCGATGATTGAATTGCGCGACCTCACCAAGTCCTTCCGTACCCCACATGGGCGAAAAACGCTGTTCCGGGATGTAAATGCCGTGTTCCCTGAGGGGAAAAACATCGGCATTCTCGGTCGCAATGGTGCCGGTAAGTCCACACTGCTGCGGATTATGGGCGGGATTGACTACCCGGATCGGGGGCGCGTGATTACCGATCAGCGCATCTCGTGGCCGATGGGCCTGTCCGGCGGTTTCCAGGGAAGTATGACCGGTCGCGAAAACGCCGCCTTCATCTGTGGTCTGCACGGAATGTGGGGCAGTGCGCGGAGGCAGGTTCTCGATCGAGTGCAGGACTTTGCTGAAATCGGTAACTATTTTGATGCGCCAGTGAAATCCTATTCTTCCGGCATGCGGTCGCGTCTGGCATTTGGCCTCAGCATCGCCGTGGATTTTGACTGGTATCTGGTGGACGAGGTGATGTCTGTAGGGGATGCACACTTCAAGCACAAGTGCCAGGAAGTGATCGCAGAAAAACGCAAAACGGCGAATTTTATTATCGTCGCACACAGTATGTCCACCTTACAGAAAAACTGCGATGTGGGAATTTACCTGGGTCCCCAGGGACTGGAGCTTTTTGACTCCATTGAGGGCGCCATTGATCTCTACCAGAGCAATATTCCCAAGAAAACAACAACCCAAAAAACGGCACTGGCCGTTAATTAAGAAGTCGAATGAGCAATAATCAGACAGTTCCGGCGTTGCCAGAAAGTAAGGGGAAACCCGAGCTAGCGGCTACGGCAGGCAATATAAAGAAGCGGGTTTTCAAGGCGGGTAACGGCCTTGTGAAGCGTGCGGGCCGGATGAACACGCTGACCGGTCTTCTGCTCGCTGTGGTGCTTCCATTTTTGATGGTTGCCGCATATTACGTGTTCTGGGTATCTGAACGGTATGTGAGTACCACCCAGCTGATCGTGAAAGAGAATGGCGCAGAACAGAATGTGGATGGAACGCTCGGGCTGCTGATGCCGGGTATTTCTGGTAATAGTCAGGATGCGTACCTGGTGGTCAACTATATCCAGTCACTGGATATGGCTCTGTACCTGAATGAACAGCTCGACCTTGTCGAATACTACAAAAGCGACAGCCACGATTACTTCTCCCGTTTGCCAGCGGATGCCTCGCAGGAAGATTACCTTGAGTTCTACCGGACGCATATCGGCGTTTCCTTTGATGAAGTGACCGGTATTGTCAGTATCGAGGCGCAGGCATTTGAGCCGGATTTTGCCCAGGAGCTGGTGGAGACCATCACCCGGAAGTCAGAGGATTTCGTCAATGCGGTAAGCAGGGAGCTGGCTGAAAAGCAGGTCAGTTTCGTTCGGAAGGAAATGGAGCGTGCGCAAGTCAAGCTGCGCACTGCAAAGCAGCAAATTCTCGACTTTCAGAACCAGAACAAGGTGGTCAGCCCGGAAGAATTGACCCGGGGTATCAGCAGTATTATTCAAGGCCTGGAGTCGCGCTTGTCCGAACAGAAAGCCAAGCTCTCAGCGTCGAAGACCTACCTCAATGCGAATTCCTCCCAGGTCGTATCCATCCAAACAGAAATAGCCGCGCTGGAGCACCAGATCGAGCAGGAAAAGGCCCGTATAGTCGGTATTTCCGGGGATCAGAGTGGCGTGCGCCTGAACAGCCTGAGTGCCAACTTCCAGAACCTGGAACTGGATCTGCAGTTTGCCATGGATGCCTATCAAACCGCTTTGAAAGCACTTGAAACCGCGCGTATGGAGGCCTCTAGCAGATTGAAGCACCTGATTGTGGTGTCCCGCCCATCGCTGGCGGAAGAGGCACGCTTCCCGGAAAAAATTTACAACCTGGTCAGTTTGTTAGTGGTACTTCTGCTTATTTATGGGGTCATTCGCATGATGATAGCGAGCATCCGGGACCACAGGATTTAAAGACCTTGCGTCGCAACGTCGAACAGCAATTTTCAGAGTTTTCCAACATCACATGATTAGAAATACAACGACAGCGCTTCTCTACTGGTTTCGCGATATTGGTATAACGGGCCTCCTGTTGATGAGCAGCACCAGCTACGCGCTTGAAACACAGCAGATCGACAAGCTGACCGAGCAACGGTTGCTCTCGGCAGCAGAGCAGCCGGTGTCGGTACCCGCCTCCGTTGCCAGTCCGGGAGTGAATGGTGTTGAGGTGTTCGGTCAGTCGCTGTTTCAGGGCGCTTTTCGCGATCAACCATTTACCGGCTTCAACCCCAATTACCAGATTACTGTTGGCGACAAAATCAACCTTCAGCTGTGGGGGGCTTACAGCTTTAGTGCCAGTTTACCGGTAGATCCTCAGGGAAACATTTTTATCCCAGAGGTAGGTCCGGTGCATGTGGCCGGGGTGGAAAATGGCGAGCTCAATGATTTCGTGCTGCGCCGAGTAAAGCAGGTGTTCAAGAGCAACGTAAACGCCTATGCAAACCTGGAAGCGAGCCAACCAGTAAAAGTGTTTGTGACCGGTAATGTTCAGCGTCCCGGCCTTTACAATGGATATTCGTCGGACTCGGTACTCTATTACCTGGACAGTGCTGGCGGTATCGACCCGGAAAGCGGTAGCTATATCGATATTCAGGTGTTGCGTCAGGGCAAGTTGCTGCAGCGTGTAAACCTGTACCAGTTCCTGGTAACCGGGCAGATGCCGGCGCTGCAGCTCCGCAATGGGGATTCTGTTGTGGTGGGCGCGCGTCATGGTTACGTAACCCTGGAAGGCGATGTACAGCAATCTGCGAAGATTGAGTTCCTCGGCGAGACCACCAGCTTGAGTGAAATGCTGTTGGTCGCCAAACCCAAGCCGCAGGCCAATTACGCGCGGATTACCCAGATTATTGATGACCGCCAGGAGGCCAGCTACCTACCGATCGAGCAGGCAATGCAGACCGAACTCCATGCGGGCGCT
The Microbulbifer celer DNA segment above includes these coding regions:
- the gltX gene encoding glutamate--tRNA ligase, which encodes MTVRTRIAPSPTGDPHVGTAYIALFNQCFAQAQGGQFVLRIEDTDQQRSTPESEQAILDSLRWLGLDWQEGPDVGGPHGPYRQSERGDIYKKYCDELVAKGHAFHCYRTAEELDQLRAQLQESGKATLKPSDLALPEEEVAKRKAAGEPYVVRMNVPESGTCVVEDLLRGAIEIDWAQVDAQILLKSDGMPTYHLANVVDDHLMEITHVLRGEEWINSAPKHKLLYEYFGWDMPVLCHLPLLRNPDKTKLSKRKNPTSILYYKRAGFMPEALLNYLGRMGWSMPDESEKFTLEEMLKHFDIQRVSLGGPVFDVEKLSWLNGLWIREQDDEQLADRLQQWLLNRENLLKVLPHAKGRMETFGDFAPLVSFLAAGKLPLTEDSFASNKLELDDQKKLLQFALWRLEALRSWSKDNIFAAMKELSTQMEIKLKDFNAPLFVAISGTTASFSVMDAMELLGPDLSRARLRQAIDTLGGAGKKVLKRWDKEYASLG
- the galU gene encoding UTP--glucose-1-phosphate uridylyltransferase GalU; translated protein: MNTVKKAVIPVAGLGTRMLPATKAIPKEMLPIVDKPLIQYVVSEAVAAGIKEIVLVTHASKNAIENHFDTSFELEAQLENRLKRQLLDEVRSIVPKDVTVISVRQAEAKGLGHAIACARPVVGDNPFAVLLPDVLVDQYASDLTTTNLAAMVRNFEQTKASQIMVESVDWAEVSKYGVVDCLGADLKVGGVAKIDGMVEKPDVDSAPSNMAVVGRYVLPAEIWSLLERTAPGAGGEIQLTDAIDELLKIRTVDAYRIVGHSHDCGNKLGYMKAQFEYGLHHEDVGEGLQKFLAGQKQRVEEVA
- the rfbA gene encoding glucose-1-phosphate thymidylyltransferase RfbA → MKSGQTSRKGIILAGGSGTRLYPLTKGVSKQLMAVYDKPMIYYPLTTLMMAGIRDILVITNPDEQPLFQKLLEDGSQWGINISYAVQPAPGGVAQAFLIGREHVGNNPSALVLGDNIYYAERFNEVLKSADQRAEGATVFGYHVADPRAYGVAEFDRTGKVISIEEKPTEPKSNYAVTGLYFYDDQVCDLAKELKPSHRGELEITDLNRMYLERDKLNVELMGRGSAWLDTGTHDNLLEAAQFVQTIERRQGLKVACPEEVAFRKGFIDAEMLEQQAQPLMKSGYGEYLMLLIAESQRDHRFAR
- the rfbC gene encoding dTDP-4-dehydrorhamnose 3,5-epimerase — protein: MKVIETRIPDVKIIEPKIFGDERGFFLETFRQDFFNRECAERTFVQDNHSKSGQGILRGLHYQTQSTQGKLVRVTAGEVFDVAVDLRKSSPTFGQWVGVLLNDDNMRQLWIPEGFAHGFYVTSDSAEFVYKCTDYYAPEHEHSLRWDDPDLGIQWPLVNGEQPKLSTKDAEGKLLKDAVTFG
- the rfbD gene encoding dTDP-4-dehydrorhamnose reductase is translated as MDKRSASTNSDKRDMKVLITGKNGQLGQQLQKQASSGITVIAHGRETLNITDKDQVFTVLKQAQPDVVINAAAYTAVDKAESDTEQAHLINARGPENLALACRELGGRLIHVSTDFVFGGEQSHPYRPGDARQPLGVYGQSKTRGEEAVEAILPEAMIVRTAWVYGREGSNFANTMLRLMNERDQLGVVADQIGTPTWAGTLAQSIYALAQNPEAKGIYHCTDAGAASWYDFAVAIYEEGKAAGLIPEEKSVQINPIATADFPTPAKRPSYSVLDKNRLAKAIGATPKHWRQVLRSVLSSSSRA
- the rfbB gene encoding dTDP-glucose 4,6-dehydratase is translated as MSNLLVTGGAGFIGANFVHYWMKTYPQDKVVVLDALTYAGNKASLEPVANNPNFVFSHGNICDTQLVETLLKEHHIDTLVHFAAESHVDRSITGPDAFIETNIIGTHSLLKAAKKVWLDEGLNKENHRFHHVSTDEVYGTLEPNDPAFSESTPYAPNSPYSASKAASDHLVRAYHHTYGLRITTSNCSNNYGPYHFPEKLIPLVITNILQDKPLPIYGDGQQIRDWLYVEDHARGIDLVIKKGRLGECYNIGGINEWANIDIVKLICEQMDNAFADNLSLAARFPRARKAREGRSAELITFVTDRSGHDRRYAIDPAKSRNELGYEPSESFSTGIEKTIRWYLEGESWWSSLISRV
- a CDS encoding ABC transporter permease — translated: MHPTIQRSPWQIQRDVIRALMIREMKTRFGKWRLGYAWVLLEPAMHILLLVAIFSFLGREFYPGIPTALFMLGGIAPFLFFNHCFSKGLAAVSANRGLFNYRQLRPFDAVISRVLLEFVIYIGSLAIFWFGFRWFDISAPFNNFLLLVAANLAFLGFGLGLALTLCVIGERYPEVAKFAPVIQRPMYFLSGVFFSLEQLPEEFHPYLSWNPVLHMIELTRSGLFAGYHGKFANLNYLAMSALVTLAFGLLVYRAQWRDLVRSR
- a CDS encoding ABC transporter ATP-binding protein, whose translation is MIELRDLTKSFRTPHGRKTLFRDVNAVFPEGKNIGILGRNGAGKSTLLRIMGGIDYPDRGRVITDQRISWPMGLSGGFQGSMTGRENAAFICGLHGMWGSARRQVLDRVQDFAEIGNYFDAPVKSYSSGMRSRLAFGLSIAVDFDWYLVDEVMSVGDAHFKHKCQEVIAEKRKTANFIIVAHSMSTLQKNCDVGIYLGPQGLELFDSIEGAIDLYQSNIPKKTTTQKTALAVN
- a CDS encoding polysaccharide biosynthesis/export family protein, producing the protein MSSTSYALETQQIDKLTEQRLLSAAEQPVSVPASVASPGVNGVEVFGQSLFQGAFRDQPFTGFNPNYQITVGDKINLQLWGAYSFSASLPVDPQGNIFIPEVGPVHVAGVENGELNDFVLRRVKQVFKSNVNAYANLEASQPVKVFVTGNVQRPGLYNGYSSDSVLYYLDSAGGIDPESGSYIDIQVLRQGKLLQRVNLYQFLVTGQMPALQLRNGDSVVVGARHGYVTLEGDVQQSAKIEFLGETTSLSEMLLVAKPKPQANYARITQIIDDRQEASYLPIEQAMQTELHAGAHVELVSDSDINTISIRVKGEVEGPAAYVLPYGATLADLIDRIHYRDNANPFAIQLYRKSVAEQQKIALERSLDALEMEALTRQPVTSSDKASLKDSAAMIQKFISKARKAQPRGQVVLANNDRAGEMLLEDGDELVVPLRASTVSVVGEVVFPTSLVFDEEHTLDDYIEMAGGFSNSADTDELIILHLDGTISRIKERKFNNRLTGTLRAGDEIMVMPKIQAGELQVTKDVTEILYRIAVGTAAVLSF